A single window of Dermochelys coriacea isolate rDerCor1 chromosome 2, rDerCor1.pri.v4, whole genome shotgun sequence DNA harbors:
- the RPL14 gene encoding 60S ribosomal protein L14 → MVFKRYVEIGRVAYISFGPHAGKLVAIVDVIDQNRALVDGPCSGVRRQAMPFKCMQLTDFVLKFPHSARQKHVRVAWEKENINEKWIGTRWAKKIEAREKKAKMTDFDRYKVMKAKKMRNRIIKHEVKKLQKQSSKKA, encoded by the exons ATG GTGTTCAAACGTTACGTTGAGATTGGCCGAGTTGCCTACATCTCCTTTGGGCCACATGCTGGCAAGCTGGTGGCAATTGTGGATGTTATTGACCAGAACAGG GCGCTAGTTGATGGCCCCTGCAGTGGTGTAAGAAGGCAGGCTATGCCCTTCAAGTGCATGCAGCTAACCGATTTTGTACTCAAATTCCCACACAG TGCTCGTCAGAAGCATGTGCGAGTTGCCtgggagaaagaaaatattaatgaaaaatggATAGGTACAAGGTGGGCAAAGAAGATTGAAGCCAGAGAAAAG AAAGCCAAGATGACAGACTTTGATCGTTACAAGGTcatgaaagcaaagaaaatg AGGAACAGGATCATCAAGCATGAAGTAAAGAAGCTCCAGAAGCAATCTTCCAAAAAAGCATAA